GATTGCCGTACAGCGGCTTGAACGTCGGATCGATCCGCAAATAGGCCGGAGTCACGTCTGAAGCCGGTGACGTGAGCAGCGGCTCCAGCAGATCGAGCGCGCGATTGTACTCGCCACTCTGGATCAGGATACGCGCCACCTGAAAGTGCACGTACGGCGTGAGCGAGACGTCGTTCGTGGTCTCGCGCAAAGCCAGCGACTTCTCGGCTTCGGCAATCGCGTCGGCCTTGCGCCCGGCCAACGCCAGCGCGCGCCCGCGCAGTTCATGCAGTTGCGCACGTTCCGGGAAATCACGCAGCTGCGCGTCAAAGAACACCAGTGCCGAATCGCCATAAGCCCGACCCTTGGCCGTATCGCCCAGCAGCCGCCACGTATGGCCGATCTTGAGCCCCCAGTGGCCTTTGTCTCCGCCAAAGTCGGCGACGCTGAACCTGATGATGCGCGGCCACAGCGCCGGCGGCAGCGCCCACATGGTCTCCTGATACAGCGCAAAACGCACGCACAGGGCATTCGTATCAACGATCTTGAGTCGCTCGTTCACCAGCGCCTGCACCGAATCGAGCTGCCCGAGACTCAGGTAGGCGAACGCCTTCCCCTGAATGATGCCGAGATTCTGCGGCGCCAGCGCCAGGGCCGTGTTCCACGCCTTGAGCTCCTCCGCGTAGCGCCGCGTATCGTGATAGGCACTCGCCAGCCGTCGCCACGCGTTGATCGATCGCGGGTCCAATTCGGTGGCCTTTCGGGCATGGGCGATGGCATCCTCCCACTTGCCCAGCGTGCGATCGACACCGACGAGCACCGACACCGCTTCGGCGTCGTTGGGATTTCGCGCCACGAGCGCGAGATAGTCCTGCTGGGCGCCCTGGTAATCGAGATCGATGTTGAGCTTGATGGCCGCCGAAGCCAGCAGCGCCTCGCGGCGTCCCGGTGCGAGCTTCTCCACTTGCGCTGCCGCAAAGCGGGCACGGTCCACGATCGCCTTGGTCGGTCCGGTCGACGCAATCGAGGCATTCGCGCGCGCCACGGCCGCCCACGCGCGCACGAACGCCGGATCGAGCGCCACCGCCCGATCGTAGTCTTCGAGCGCCTTGACCAGCGTCGGGCTGTCATTCGTCGCCATGCCGTTGCTGACCTGCTCGCCCTTCAGGAACGCATCGTACGCATCGACGTTACCCGACATCGCCTCGCCCGCCTTGGCACGACCGGCTGCGCCCAACGCGACGTCGAGCTGCTCGGCCACCCGAGTGGCGATGGAGTTCTGCACCGCGAAGACATCCGTCATGACGGTGTCGTACGGCTGGCTCCACTTCGTGTCTTCGTGCTCGACTTCGATGAGTTCGGGGATCACGCGCACGCGGCTGCGGTCGCCGTCCTTCATCCAGCGCACGGTGCCGGTGAGGATGTACTGCACCCCGAGCTCAGCGCCGATCTCGTGTGGCTTCTTGCCGGACTTCTTGTACTGGGAGCTGCTCGCCCGTGCCGTGACGCGAATGCCGCGAATAGCGGACAGCTGCGTGCGCACTTCGTCGGTCATGCCGTCCGCGAAGTACTCGTCGTCGGCGCGACCAGCGTTTTCGAACGGCAGCACGGCGATACGCTGCTCCCCCGTATCGGCGGGTACGCTTCCCCGCTTCGCCCACCACACCCCGCCAAGAAGCGCCATCAGACCGACCAATGCGCCAACCAGCCACGGCGCCCGGCTTCTGGCGCGTGGCGCGGACGCGTCGACCGCTGTCGCGGTCGCTGACATCGCACCCGTTGACGCCGTGGTCGATGCGGCCACCGGCGCCACGGTCGACGGTACATGCATCGCGCCCGTCGTGCGCTCCCCCTGATCGAGCATCTGCGCGAACTCGCCGAGCGTGGCCGGTCGATCCGCCTGAATCTTGGCCATACCCAGCTCGATCGCGCGGGCAACCCCGGGCGGCACCGTCGGGCGCGACTGCATGATCGGGCGCGGGTTCTCAGTCACCGCCCGCGCCATGATCGCCACCGGGCTGGGTCCCGTGAACGGCGGCTCGCCAGCGAGCATTTCGTACAGCACACACGCCAGCGAATAGCAATCGGTGCGTGCGTCGAGTGTACCGTCACCCGTAGCCTGCTCGGGGCTCATGTACGCCGGTGTGCCGACGGCCATACCGGCGGTGGTGATCCCTGCCTCGCTCGTATTCAGCGCCCGCGCGATGCCAAAGTCCGCCAGCATCGCTTGCCCATCGATCAGCAGGATGTTGTCGGGTTTGATGTCCCGATGAATGACCTGATGCCGATGTGCATAGTCGAGCGCCAGCGCGATCTCGCGGGTGATACGCACCGCGTCGGCCACCGGCAGCTGGGTTTCCCGCTGCAGCCGATCACGCAACGACTCGCCTTCGACGTACGGCATCGTGAACCAGCACACGTCACCGGTGGCACCGCTGTCGTACACCCCGAGAATGTGCGGATGCTGCAACCGCGCCGCGAGCCGGATCTCGCGTTGAAAGCGTTCCGCGCCGAGCGACGCGGAAAGCTCGGGGTTCAACACCTTGAGCGCGACCGGTCGATCATGCTGCAGATCACGCGCGAGATACACCGTGGCCATGCCCCCGCGACCGAGCACGCGGTCGATGACGTAACGCCCGTCGAGGGCTTGGCGGAGCGCGTCCAGCGGATCGGTCATGGCGTGAGTATAGCGCGAGGGGGCGGGAGGCGGAGGGCCGAGAACCCCTCAGGCATCCGGGGGGAGGACAAAAGGAAGTGGGCATCGGGACTGCACGAATCGCGGTCCTGATGCCCACTCCCTTTTCACCTCCCCCCTGATACCTGAGGGGTTCCTCATGTCTCACGACACGTACGACTCACCACCCTCGCGTCTCACAACACCTCGAGCCGCACCCCGCCCCCCGGCGCATCCAGGATGACGACCGTCCGCTTCCCCCCACTCCCCAGCGTCACCGTCACCCGCACCACACTCGTCCCCCATCCCGTGGCGTCGGTGGGCGTCTGCCAGACGCGCACCTCCCAGTTGCCCACCGTGCTTTGGTAGAACGGGGCGCTGAGGCTCGTGATGCTCGTCTGATAGGTGAAGGGAAACTGCCAGCGCACCGGCGTCGCGAAATCGGGCTGGGTGCGATAGACCTGCAGTTCACCGGCGTTGGCCGCGAGATGCAACACGCGCAGCTTCGTCGCCCCCGCTGGCACCACACTGTTGGTGTCGTCGAGCGCCGTCGTCGTCAGCGCGCCCGATGCCGAGCGAATGCCGGCGATCGTCGGGAGCGCCGCAAACGCCGCCGTCACCGACTGCGCGGCCGTGGTGGTGGTCCCACTCCGCAGCGCGACGGCATGGGCGCCGTCGCTCACCGCCACCTGGGCCACGGTCCCGGCGGCAATGCCCAGCGCCACCGGACTCCCATCGACCACCAGATCGACCGGGGACGGAAACGCGTTGATCACGCGTAGCTGCGACGGCCCCGGCTGAATGCGGAGCGGGCTGTCACTGCCACAGGCAGCGAGCGAGATGATCGCCACACCGGCGACCGCGAACCATCGAAGAGGACGACGCATGATACGAAGCCTAACGGATCGCTCAGTCGTCGTCCTTATCCGGAATCAGCAAACCCAGAATAGCGCCCACGACACTCACCAGAATCGAGCCCAGCAGTGCCGGCACGAAGCCGCGCACACCAAAGCCGTACCCGGCGGCGAGCTTGGCCGTAAGCAGCAGCATCCCCGCATTGATCACGAGGGCAAAGAGCCCCAGCGTGAGCACCGTGATCGGGAACGCGAAGAGCTTCAGCACCGGCTTGATCAGCACATTCACCGTGCCAAAAATGAGCGCCACCACCAGAAGCCCTGGCAGCGTGCCCGTGTAGCGGATGCCGTCGATGTACTGCGCGGCGCACCAGAGCGCGACCGCATTGATGAGCAGCTTGAGGAGGAGGCGCATGCCTCAACCTACGGCGTCACTCGCCGGCGCGTTTCCAGACCTGCGTGCGTCCCAGCATCGCGACCCCCAAAAAGCCGCGCATCTTGAGTGACTTGCCGTCTCTGGCCACCTCGACCTTGGCCTTGTAGACCTTGCCCACATCGGGGTCGAGCACCTCGCCGCCGGTCCAGAGCAGCGGGTTCTCGCGATCGCGCCGCAGACCCGTCAGAATGGCCATGCCGATCAGCGGCTGATTGTGGCGTGCGCCGGGGCATTTGTCGCACAGCTTGTCCCCTTCTTCGCCCGGGACGAGCGACCGGACCACCGTGCCCGTGAGCTGATCGCCGGCGACCGAGATGCGAATCTCCGCGCGCGGCTTCCCCGTGGCGTCATCGATGGTGTGCCAGAGCCCGGCGGGCGACGACGACACCGCCTGCGCCGAGAGGCGCAGAGGCAGAAACGCCACCAGCACGGCGGCAGCGCGCAGGGCGCCGGAAATTCGGAGGGACATGTTCACACGCTGAAGGACACCACCCGACCGGGTGACCGATGGAGCGACCGGAAGAAGCTACCGCGCCGCCCCCACGGGAATAAACCGTTTCCCCGCATTAAGTTCGCGCATGACGCGATTTTGGATGCTCCTGCTGGCCGCGGCGGCCCGGCTCGCCCCGACATCGGCCGCCGCGCAACCGGCCGCGCCCGTCGCTGACTCGGCGCTGGTGGTCCCGGCCTACACCGCCTATCTCCACCCGGACGCCGACGGCGCGCCCATCTCGCCACGGCGGCCGGTCGCCCCCTTTACCCAGCCCGGCCGCGCGCTCCAATGGTACGCGCTCCTGCGGCACCCCGGCGACCTGCAGCTGCAGGTCGCGACTCACGGCGCCTCCGGCCGCTGGCAAATCACCGTGGGGCGCGATACGCGCACCGGTCGCATCAGCGCCACGCGTGGCGACACGACGGTCATCGACTTTGGCACCGTGACCATCCGCGACACCGGCTACGTGGCAATCGTGCTCACCGCCGCCGCCCCCACGCCCGCGAGCATCGACGCGCTCCTCCTGCGCGGCCCAGCCGCCGCCGACGCGCACGCCAACCGCGAGCCGCGTCGCAACGCCGCCAGCGTGCACCTGCGCTATCCCACCGACAGCACGTGGCCCATCACCGGCTTCTACAGCGAAGTCACCGCCGTCGACGATCCGGTGACGACCTACTACATGGCCACCGGCTTCGCGCGCGGCTACTTCGGCATGCAAGTGAACTCGCCCACCGAACGCCGCATCATCTTCTCGGTGTGGGACGCCGCCGAAGGGCAGACGGCAATGAATCGCAGCACCGTCGCCGAAGAGAACCGCACGTCGCTACTCGGCAAGGGCGAGGGCGTGGTGGCCGAAGCGTTCGGCAACGAAGGCACCGGCGGCCACTCGCATCTCGTCTACCCGTGGAAAACGGGGAGTGTGCAGCGCTTCTTCGTCACCGCGAAGCCGGTGGGCACCGCCACGGAGTATCGTGGCTATTGGTATCACCCCGAACGGCAGCAGTGGATGCTGATTGCCGGCTTCCGCGCGCCCAAGGACGGCGGGTATCTGCGGCGATTGTACGCGTTCAGCGAAAACTTCGGCGGCTCGACGGGCGATCTGCGGCGGAAGGCGCGCTATGGCAATCAGTGGGTGCAGCTGGCCGATGGCTCATGGCGCGCGCTCACGCAGGCGACGTTTACACATGATCCGACGGGGAAGGAGGCGCGGCTCGACCGCTGGGCAGGAGTGGAGAATGGGCAGTTCTTCTTGAGCCACGGGGGGTTTGTGGCGGGGTTCGCACCGGCGGGGACGATGCTGACGCGGCCAGCGGGTGGAGCGCCGCCGACAATTGAGGTGCCGCCGGGAGTCTGATGTCGGCGTGTCTGACATCGGAGTTGAGTAACCCCCGAGAGCTCAGGCGGAAGAATTTCAGGGAGTGGGCATCAGGACCGCAGTTGTTGTCCTGAGCACTTCCTCCTGACGTTCTTCCCCCTGAGCTCTCAGGGGTTACTCACGTCTAAGCCCCGTTCGCTGACCGTGGGCTCAGTGAACACGTAGTACGACATGCTTTACCCGTCTCCGCTGCCACGTATAGCTCACGTGCACCAGCCCATCCCGCGTCTGGATCACCGCCGGATACGAGTACTCCCCCGGCGCCGATTCGAGGGTGTCGATCGGCGTCCACGTCACCCCATCGCGCGACAGACTCACCACCAGCGGCGTCCGCCCGTCGCGAACGGGGTTCGAGACCAGCAGCTGTCGCCCATCGCGTAGCGTCACGGCATCGATCCCGGAGTTCGGATTGGGGAGCGCCGTGGGTGCGAGCGCGCTCCACGTGCGCCCGGCATCGCGGCTCCAGGTCTCGTACAACACGCCCGGGCCGCGCGTGCGCACCAGCGCCTGCAACGCGCCATCGCGATGGACCAGCACCGTCGGCTGAATGGCATCAACCTCGCGCGCGGACGGTGCCGGCAGCACCTGCGTCCAGGTGCGCCCACCATCGGTGGAGCGCTCGAAGTGCACGCGCCACGCATTCGCGGCGTCGGGCGCCTCCGTACTCGACGGACTCACCAGCGTGCCATCACGCAGCCGCACGAGCTTGTTCTTGATTGGTCCCAGCAGGCCATCGGGCAAACGACGCGGCGCCCCCCACGTGCGGCCGCCATCGGCACTCTCGCGCACCATCCCCCACCACTCGCGCGGGTTGGGGCCGACCTTGTAGTAGAGGACGAGCCGGTGGCCACCGGGCGCATCGAGCACCGGGTTCCACGTCGGAAAGCGCTCGCCGCCCGCCTGCCCACCGGTCGCGATCTCCACCGGCGGCGTCCAACGCCCGCGCTCATACCGCGTGAACCAGATCCCGACGTCCTTCGCGCTCTCGTAGGCGCCGGCGAACCACGCCGCCGTCAGCGTGCTGTTCACCTCGGCCATCGTGGATGCATGCACCGATGGCGGCGGAGCCCCGTCGCTCGGCCAGTCGCCCAGGATCGGCGTGATGCGTGCGGCAGGGGCACGCGGGACCACCCGCGCGCAGGCGACGGCCAGCGCACTCACGAGGAGCGAGCCGGCGAGCCGCGCGCGCCTCACTTGATCGTGATGGTGCGAACGAGCGTGGGGCCGGGCCGCAGGACCGACACCGCGTAGGGCCCCGGCGTGGACGGCGCGGTGAGCGTGACGACGTACGCCTTGAGATACTTGGCGGGCTCGTTCTCACACGCCCCGATCTTGCGCCGCCCTTGCAGCTGGATCTGCGACTGCGTTTCGCCGGGGCGAATGAAGATGCGATCCACCTCGGCGCAGCCATTCGAGCTGAGCGGCCCCCACAGCTGCTGCGTGAAGCTGCTCTTCGCGATCACGGTGTCGGGGCCGGTCACCGAGTCGATGGCCACCGTGAAGTACTGATACTCCGGGTCGACCAGTCCACATCCGGTGGCGGTCGCGACGGAGACCGCCGCGATCACCAGGGCCAGCACGCTCTGCTTGGCGATGCGCATCAGATACCCGTTGGCGTGTAGTCGATGCCACCGGCCAAACGATACACCGTCACGTCGATCACTTCGGTGCGCCCTTCGTCGATGGTGATGGTGCGCGCCAGCCCTGGCGTACTCCCGACAAACTGGGCGCGAGGCACCACGCGTATGGAGACCGCGCCAGCTTCGCGCAGGCGCACCGTGAGCTGCCCATTGGCCGCCGTGCGATAGGTCGTGCTGACCCCATCGGGCGTCGTCACCTGCACCTGATTCACGCCGGCCGCCTTGCCGCCGTCATCGCGCACGCGCACGGATAACGTGGCGACCGCCGGTTCGGTGGTCGCACCGCCGGCGCATCCGGCAGCCAGCAGTAGCGAGAGCAGCACACGTCGCATAGACAGACACTCACGGAAATGAAGACGTCGGAAAGCTACCGAAAATTCCCGCCGGCCAGCCAGTGTGTCTGGCGGACTCAGGGGGCGACGCGCACCGCACTGATGCTCGACCCGCGCTCGCCCTGCTGGACCCATGCCACCACCGCCCCGCCGGGCACCGCCGCGATCGCCGGATAGAAGAGCGCGCCGCCGCCAGGAATGGCCAGCGGCGTGACGCGATCGGCGTCGATGCGCGCCGCGGCTAGTCGCCGCTGCCCCTCAACAACCTCGTCCCACACCACGAACGGCCGATCGCCCGCGCCCATCACCACACTCGGATGCGACGCGAGCCCCGCCGTGGGCAGCTTGCGCCGCGGCGTGAAGGCGGGCGCCTTGGCGGTCGTGGCATTGCTCGAGCGCGCGTAGAACAGCGCCAGCTGTTTCCCGTCGCTTCCGGCGTCCGCCGTCGGCCACACCGCGTGGACCTGCTGCTTGGCATCGACGGCGATCGAGGGCCCGTTGTCCGGGCACCCATCGATCTGCCATTGATCGTCGCTGATCTTGACCGGCGCCGTAAAGGTGCGCCCGCCATCGCGCGTGGCCGCGAAGGCGATGTCGCGAATGCTCCCCGGATACACCTGGCGCCACGCGGCAAAGGTCCACGCGCCGTGATGCACCAGCGCGGTCTTGCAGCAGTAGCACACGCTGCTGGTGACACTCTTCGCGCTGCCGCCCAGCGTCGCGAAATAGAGGCGCGACAGCTTGGCGCGCTCGGTCGGATCCGGCTTGGGCGCGTTGGGGTCGTGCTGATGCGTCATCGGCACCGCCGCCGCGTCGCGATGATCGAGCCACAGGACATGCACCTTGCCCTGCGCATCGACATCCACCGCCTGCCACCCCCGCGCGCCGGGCGCGTCGCTGCCGGTCACCGTGGACGCAGCCCCAAAGTGCGCCCCCCCATCGGTGGACCTGGCCTGCAGCAGCTGCCAATCGTTGCCGGTCTTGACGGTCCACACCACCAGCACGTCGGGCTCCTTCGCGCCAGCGCGCGGCACGAGCGCCACCCGCGGCGGCATCTCGCCGCTGACGCGCGCCTGACCGGCCACGGAATTCACCTGCACCGGGGCACCAAAGCGACGCCCGCCGTCGCGACTCACCGCGAGATACACGTCCATCGCCCCGCTCGCCGCCGCCGACCAGCTTACGGCGACAAAATCGCCGAGCGCCGTGACCGACGGATTGGCGCCGCTGCGGCCGGCGACATCGAGCGACACGGGCTGTTGAGCGGCGAGTGGAGACGCTGCGAACACGGTCGCCACGAGGAGGGCGCGAGTCAGAAGATGTGGCGACATGTCAGGGCGCGAGCGACGCGCGGATGGCGGTCACGAGAGTGGAGTCGCCGGTCCGAAAGCCGCCGATCTGCCGCGCGCGGATCACGCCCTGCTGGTCGATGACGAACGTTTCGGGGACACCGATGGTGAGGAACTGCGCTTGCACATCCTTCTGCGGATCGAGCCAGATCGCATACGGGACGCTGAACTCCTTGAGGAACTCGCGAATCTCCGGTTCCGCACCGTAGCTGTCGACGCTCACCCCGATGAATCGCACCGGCGCATTGGCAAACTGCCGGCTGAGCGCGACCAGCTCCGGCGTTTCCATGCGACACGGCTGGCACCACGTCGCCCACACGTTCAGCACCACCACCGTGTCCCGCAGCGCCGCGAGCGAAACCGGCCGGGCATCGAGATCCGTGAGCGTGAGCGCCGGCGCCGCCGCGCCGATGGCCGGGGGCTTGAGCGCCTTGGCCGGCGGCGGTGCGCCATCACGTGCCGACGATCGCTCGCCGCCTGTGCAGGCGGCCAGGATCACGACGCAGAGCAGGCCGTGTCGAATACGCATGCGCAGAATCTAGCCCACGCCGACGGCCGCGGCCTGACGACGCCGCCCTAGCGTGCCGCCGCGCGCTGCGCCGCCGCCACCGAGTCGAACTTCGCGAGATACGCCGTCACGACCGCCGGGCTCAGCGTCAGCACCGTGCGCACGTTCGCGCTCCGGCCGTGCACCCGCACCTCGAGACCGGTCGTGGCGCTACGCCGCAGCAGCTCATCCTCCACGCGCGCCGTCACCACCTCGAAGGGCGTGCACCCCAGGTGCCCTTCGCACGAATGGACGTCGCGGAACCAGCCGCTGATGGCAAAGACGCGCCCCTGATCGCTTCCCAGCGGGAAAACGCTCCAGTCCCCGCCGTTGCGCATGGTGAGCTGCCGCAGCACCGACGCACTGAAGAAGAGCGAGTGAAACCCGCGCGCGATCGTACCGTCTTCACGCAGACTCGAGCGCAGCCCGTAGCGCGCATCGTCGCCCGCCCACGCGAGCACGTTGACATACGGCGAGCCGCGGAAGGTACGGACCACCACACTCGGCACGGAGTCATCCGGCGCGAGTTCGTCTGCGCCAGCCACCTCGCCGGCCACATCCGGCATGGCTGCCGGGGGACGGGCGCCATGCGGGGCGCACGCCCCCAGGGCCAGGGCAGTCACCAGCAGCAATCGCGAGCGCACCATGAGCTCTCCAGGCGGGATGGATACTGGAGTATACGCCGCACCGGCCGAAATGTCGCCGCGCCTCGTCCCCGCCCTGCGCGGCTCAGCGCACCAGCTGCTTCAGCAGCTCGGGGAGTGCGTGCAGCTGATCGACATGATCGGGCGCGCTGTTGCCGGCGAAGCCCATGAGCGTGAATCGCCCGGCGTGCGCTTCACTCAGCTGCTGCATGCCGCGTGGCCCCCATCGCAACAC
The sequence above is a segment of the Gemmatimonadaceae bacterium genome. Coding sequences within it:
- a CDS encoding exo-alpha-sialidase translates to MRRARLAGSLLVSALAVACARVVPRAPAARITPILGDWPSDGAPPPSVHASTMAEVNSTLTAAWFAGAYESAKDVGIWFTRYERGRWTPPVEIATGGQAGGERFPTWNPVLDAPGGHRLVLYYKVGPNPREWWGMVRESADGGRTWGAPRRLPDGLLGPIKNKLVRLRDGTLVSPSSTEAPDAANAWRVHFERSTDGGRTWTQVLPAPSAREVDAIQPTVLVHRDGALQALVRTRGPGVLYETWSRDAGRTWSALAPTALPNPNSGIDAVTLRDGRQLLVSNPVRDGRTPLVVSLSRDGVTWTPIDTLESAPGEYSYPAVIQTRDGLVHVSYTWQRRRVKHVVLRVH
- a CDS encoding TlpA family protein disulfide reductase, which translates into the protein MRIRHGLLCVVILAACTGGERSSARDGAPPPAKALKPPAIGAAAPALTLTDLDARPVSLAALRDTVVVLNVWATWCQPCRMETPELVALSRQFANAPVRFIGVSVDSYGAEPEIREFLKEFSVPYAIWLDPQKDVQAQFLTIGVPETFVIDQQGVIRARQIGGFRTGDSTLVTAIRASLAP
- a CDS encoding protein kinase, whose amino-acid sequence is MTDPLDALRQALDGRYVIDRVLGRGGMATVYLARDLQHDRPVALKVLNPELSASLGAERFQREIRLAARLQHPHILGVYDSGATGDVCWFTMPYVEGESLRDRLQRETQLPVADAVRITREIALALDYAHRHQVIHRDIKPDNILLIDGQAMLADFGIARALNTSEAGITTAGMAVGTPAYMSPEQATGDGTLDARTDCYSLACVLYEMLAGEPPFTGPSPVAIMARAVTENPRPIMQSRPTVPPGVARAIELGMAKIQADRPATLGEFAQMLDQGERTTGAMHVPSTVAPVAASTTASTGAMSATATAVDASAPRARSRAPWLVGALVGLMALLGGVWWAKRGSVPADTGEQRIAVLPFENAGRADDEYFADGMTDEVRTQLSAIRGIRVTARASSSQYKKSGKKPHEIGAELGVQYILTGTVRWMKDGDRSRVRVIPELIEVEHEDTKWSQPYDTVMTDVFAVQNSIATRVAEQLDVALGAAGRAKAGEAMSGNVDAYDAFLKGEQVSNGMATNDSPTLVKALEDYDRAVALDPAFVRAWAAVARANASIASTGPTKAIVDRARFAAAQVEKLAPGRREALLASAAIKLNIDLDYQGAQQDYLALVARNPNDAEAVSVLVGVDRTLGKWEDAIAHARKATELDPRSINAWRRLASAYHDTRRYAEELKAWNTALALAPQNLGIIQGKAFAYLSLGQLDSVQALVNERLKIVDTNALCVRFALYQETMWALPPALWPRIIRFSVADFGGDKGHWGLKIGHTWRLLGDTAKGRAYGDSALVFFDAQLRDFPERAQLHELRGRALALAGRKADAIAEAEKSLALRETTNDVSLTPYVHFQVARILIQSGEYNRALDLLEPLLTSPASDVTPAYLRIDPTFKPLYGNPRFDRLAKR
- a CDS encoding DUF3472 domain-containing protein, whose protein sequence is MTRFWMLLLAAAARLAPTSAAAQPAAPVADSALVVPAYTAYLHPDADGAPISPRRPVAPFTQPGRALQWYALLRHPGDLQLQVATHGASGRWQITVGRDTRTGRISATRGDTTVIDFGTVTIRDTGYVAIVLTAAAPTPASIDALLLRGPAAADAHANREPRRNAASVHLRYPTDSTWPITGFYSEVTAVDDPVTTYYMATGFARGYFGMQVNSPTERRIIFSVWDAAEGQTAMNRSTVAEENRTSLLGKGEGVVAEAFGNEGTGGHSHLVYPWKTGSVQRFFVTAKPVGTATEYRGYWYHPERQQWMLIAGFRAPKDGGYLRRLYAFSENFGGSTGDLRRKARYGNQWVQLADGSWRALTQATFTHDPTGKEARLDRWAGVENGQFFLSHGGFVAGFAPAGTMLTRPAGGAPPTIEVPPGV
- a CDS encoding DUF2147 domain-containing protein, which gives rise to MSLRISGALRAAAVLVAFLPLRLSAQAVSSSPAGLWHTIDDATGKPRAEIRISVAGDQLTGTVVRSLVPGEEGDKLCDKCPGARHNQPLIGMAILTGLRRDRENPLLWTGGEVLDPDVGKVYKAKVEVARDGKSLKMRGFLGVAMLGRTQVWKRAGE
- a CDS encoding DUF4397 domain-containing protein, giving the protein MRRPLRWFAVAGVAIISLAACGSDSPLRIQPGPSQLRVINAFPSPVDLVVDGSPVALGIAAGTVAQVAVSDGAHAVALRSGTTTTAAQSVTAAFAALPTIAGIRSASGALTTTALDDTNSVVPAGATKLRVLHLAANAGELQVYRTQPDFATPVRWQFPFTYQTSITSLSAPFYQSTVGNWEVRVWQTPTDATGWGTSVVRVTVTLGSGGKRTVVILDAPGGGVRLEVL
- a CDS encoding phage holin family protein translates to MRLLLKLLINAVALWCAAQYIDGIRYTGTLPGLLVVALIFGTVNVLIKPVLKLFAFPITVLTLGLFALVINAGMLLLTAKLAAGYGFGVRGFVPALLGSILVSVVGAILGLLIPDKDDD